Proteins found in one Numida meleagris isolate 19003 breed g44 Domestic line chromosome 25, NumMel1.0, whole genome shotgun sequence genomic segment:
- the SRSF3 gene encoding serine/arginine-rich splicing factor 3 yields the protein MHRDSCPLDCKVYVGNLGNNGNKTELERAFGYYGPLRSVWVARNPPGFAFVEFEDPRDAADAVRELDGRTLCGCRVRVELSNGEKRSRNRGPPPSWGRRPRDDYRRRSPPPRRRSPRRRSFSRSRSRSLSRDRRRERSLSRERNHKPSRSFSRSRSRSRSNERK from the exons ATGCATCGTGACTCTTGTCCGCTGGACTGCAAGGTTTATGTGGGTAACCTTGGGAACAATGGCAACAAAACTGAACTAGAGCGAGCGTTTGGCTACTACGGACCACTGCGCAGTGTGTGGGTGGCGAGGAATCCTCCCGGTTTTGCCTTTGTGGAATTCGAAGATCCACGAGATGCAGCTGATGCTGTAAGAGAACTAGATGGAAG AACCCTCTGTGGGTGTCGTGTCAGAGTTGAGCTCTCCAATGGTGAAAAACGGAGTCGGAACCGTGGCCCACCTCCCTCCTGGGGCCGGCGTCCCCGAGATGACTACCGCAGAAGGAGTCCTCCTCCTCGCCGCAG ATCACCGCGAAGGAGAAGCTTTTCTCGTAGCCGCAGCAG GTCCCTCTCCAGagacagaagaagagagagatcACTCTCACGGGAGAGGAATCATAAGCCTTCCCGTTCCTTTTCCAGGTCTCGCAG tcgCTCCAGGTCAAATGAGAGGAAATAA
- the STK38 gene encoding serine/threonine-protein kinase 38 produces the protein MAMTGPTPCSSMSNHTKERVTMTKVTLENFYSNLIAQHEEREMRQKKLEQMMEEEGLKDEEKRIRRSAHAQKETEFLRLKRTRLGLEDFESLKVIGRGAFGEVRLVQKKDTGHVYAMKILRKADMLEKEQVGHIRAERDILVEADSLWVVKMFYSFQDKLNLYLIMEFLPGGDMMTLLMKKDTLTEEETQFYIAETVLAIDSIHQLGFIHRDIKPDNLLLDSKGHVKLSDFGLCTGLKKAHRTEFYRNLNHSLPSDFTFQNMNSKRKAETWKRNRRQLAFSTVGTPDYIAPEVFMQTGYNKLCDWWSLGVIMYEMLIGYPPFCSETPQETYKKVMNWKETLTFPPEVPISDKAKDLILRFCCEWEHRIGASGVEEIKSNPFFEGVDWEHIRERPAAISIEIKSIDDTSNFDEFPESDILKPTVTTSNHPETDYKNKDWVFINYTYKRFEGLTARGAIPSYMKAGK, from the exons ATGGCAATGACGGGCCCGACGCCGTGCTCCTCCATGAGCAACCACACCAAGGAGCGGGTGACGATGACGAAGGTGACGCTGGAGAACTTCTACAGCAATCTCATCGCGCAGCACGAAGAGCGGGAGATGAG acAAAAGAAGCTCGAACAAATGATGGAAGAAGAAGGCTTAAAAGATGAGGAG AAAAGGATCAGGAGATCGGCGCACgcacaaaaagaaacagaattcctTCGCCTGAAGAGGACAAGGCTCGGTCTGGAAGACTTTGAGTCTTTGAAAGTGATAGGCAGAGGAGCGTTTGGAGAG GTGCGGCTTGTCCAGAAGAAAGACACGGGGCACGTTTATGCCATGAAAATACTGCGTAAAGCTGATATGCTGGAGAAAGAGCAG GTTGGCCACATTCGTGCTGAGCGGGACATCCTCGTGGAGGCGGACAGCTTGTGGGTTGTCAAGATGTTCTACAGCTTTCAGGATAAGCTGAACCTCTACCTTATCATGGAGTTCCTGCCCGGAG GGGATATGATGACACTCTTGATGAAAAAAGACACGCTAACAGAAGAAGAGACACAGTTCTATATAGCTGAGACCGTGCTCGCCATTGATTCTATTCATCAGCTGGGCTTTATCCATCGAGATATCAAACCAGACAACCTTCTTCTGGACAGCAAG GGCCACGTGAAACTCTCGGATTTTGGTCTGTGCACCGGCCTGAAGAAAGCCCACAGAACAGAGTTCTATAGAAACCTGAACCACAGCCTTCCCAGTGACTTCA CTTTCCAGAACATGAATTCCAAAAGGAAAGCGGAGACATGGAAGAGAAACAGACGGCAGCTG GCTTTCTCTACTGTGGGGACTCCGGATTACATTGCTCCTGAAGTTTTCATGCAGACGGGCTACAACAAGCTCTGTGACTGGTGGTCGCTGGGGGTCATCATGTACGAGATGCTGATTG GTTATCCACCTTTCTGTTCTGAGACTCCTCAAGAAACGTACAAGAAAGTCATGAATTGGAAAGAGACCCTCACGTTTCCTCCAGAAGTCCCAATATCTGATAAAGCCAAGGACCTTATTTTAAG ATTTTGCTGTGAATGGGAGCACAGAATTGGTGCATCTGGTGTGGAGGAAATAAAGAGTAATCCATTCTTTGAAGGGGTTGATTGGGAGCACATAAG GGAGAGACCTGCTGCCATCTCAATAGAAATCAAAAGCATTGATGATACCTCAAACTTTGATGAATTTCCAGAATCTGATATCCTTAAGCCAACAG TGACAACAAGCAACCATCCAGAGACTGACTACAAGAACAAGGACTGGGTTTTCATCAATTACACCTACAAGCGTTTCGAGGGCCTGACAGCCCGAGGAGCAATACCATCCTATATGAAAGCAGGGAAGTAA